Below is a genomic region from Candidatus Margulisiibacteriota bacterium.
ACCCCAGTGTTGGGCCAATAACCTTCCTGCTTCACAATGATTAATTGAAATCAAGGCTTCTTCCCGATCCAAAAACGTATGAACATCCAACACTCCATTAGCTTCCAGTACACCTGCTTCTGACAACAATCCTGAAATGACCATTTTTCCTATGTCATGAAGGATTCCCGCAGTGAAAACCTGGTTAGGGTCAGGAACTCTGTTGATTGCGGTCACAATAATTTCTTTGGCAATCAAGGCTGTCATTATGCTATGCTTCCATAGTTCACCTTCCAAACTAAGATACCCATCTAATGGAGAGTTATAAAAACCGTGTGCACAACTATCGACAGCCATGCCGATAATAGTTTTTTCACCTAAATATGGTATAGCTGCTTTTACCGAATCAAAGGTTCTTTTCAGTCCTAGGCTTGACGAGTTTGTCACCTTTAGGATTTTTGCCGTAAGCACAGGATCGTATTCTATAACCCGTGCTATTTCCTGGAAGGAATAATTCGGATTTCCGGTTATTTTCATAATTTGAAAAAAGCTCTTGGATACCGGGGGCAAGTCTTTTATTCTATCTATTATTTTATCGCTTATAGATTTCATAGTAGCGTTAACCTTTTGCAATATTTTTATAAATTCCACACACCTCTGCTGTGGCTCGATATTTCGATTAGTCCGGTATCAGTATAAGCGGTAACTGTCCTGCTATAATTATGTCCAACATCTTCTGCAACTGGTCCGGTACCCATCTGCCAGAGGATCTTTTTTATTGCAAGAATATTTCGATTGCCAATATCCATTGAATTATTGAGAACATTCGCTCCTCCGGCAATTTTAATGTACATATCCTGTATCTTCGTTAACGAACCTAACTCGCCCATTCGTCTATACAACGCGATAATTGCAGTGTCTGCGAAATATCCAGGCTTTGATTTACTCTTCTCAAAATCGATGGAAGCCTCCGGCAAGGCGATATGCGCCATTCCTATAGCCTCAGTCACCGGATCAAGCAGGATAACGGCAACACACGAGCCAAGTGCCAGAGTTTTGATCGCTACCCCTTTGGCTTTGCTGGCATTATAGTCACCGATACCAATCATCAAATTATTCATAGTATCCCATTCTATTTCATTTGTTCTAATAATTGCATAGTGGCTTCAGGGATATTTTGCAACGGTACAAGCTTTTCTGCTCCACCTTTTTCCCAAGCCACCTTAGGCATTCCGAATACAACACAGGTACTCTCATCCTGAGCCAGAGTCCTGGCACCGACATCGCGCATGGCTTTCATCCCGTCTGCGCCGTCTCCACCCATGCCGGTTAGCATAATCCCGATGGCATTATTCCCAACATGAGTTGCCGCAGACTGCATTAATACTTCAACTGACGGACAATGCCCGTTTACTTGTGGTCCATCAGAAACAGAAACCTGATAGATACCTCCGGAACGTATAATACGCATATGTTTACCGCCAGGAGCTATCAATACTCGCCCGGTTATAATTCTGTCTCCGTCACAAGCTTCGCGCACCTCCATTTGTGCCTGTGTATTGAGCCGTTCCGAAAACATTTTCGTGAACCCTGCAGGCATGTGCTGTACAATAACAATTCCCGGCATCAGTGGCGGAAATTCGGTTATAACTGATCTAATAGCTTCAGTCCCGCCGGTAGACGCACCAATAACGATTATTTTGTCAGTAGACTTGGCAAGGGCTTTTGAGTGATCAATATTCGATGCGATAGCCGATCTTTTCTCCGAACTTTTCCAATGCGATACATTAGCGATAGATGCTATTTTGATTTTAGTTCTTAACTCCATCATCATCGCATTAAGACCACGGTCTATGTTACTCGAAGGTTTGTGGACAAAATCAACTGCCCCGGCCTGAAGGGCATCGAGGGTAATCCTTTGTCCCTTTTCGGTAAGAGAGCTGACCATAACAACAGGAAGAGGGTACTGCGGCATTAACTTACGCAGAAATTCTACGCCGTCCATCCTGGGCATTTCTACATCCAGAGTAAGTACATCAGGTGTTAGTTTTGGTATCTTGTCAGCTGCGATATACGGATCGGCAGCCGTACCCACAACCTCTATATCCGGGTCTTTGGCAAGACCCGCTGCGAGGATATCCCTTACCAGCGCCATATCATCGATGATGAGAACTCTTATTTTTTTGTTTAGCATACTATCACCTCTGGGGCAGCCCCCCCTCGTCACTTCTTTCGGTACACCGAAGGCATAACGTATTTCAGATTGTCCTGGGTACGTCGCAAGCTTTCGGAATGACCGATAAACAAATACCCTCCAGGAACAAGAAAATCAGAAAAATTCTTAACAAGCTTTTCCCTCGTAGGCTGATCAAAATAGATCATAACATTACGGCAAAAAATTACCTGAAATTGCTTTTTGAAAGGGAAGTCACGGTTCATCAAATTAAACCTACGGAACGTAATCTCTTCTTTGAGTTTGTCGGTAACCTCCCAGATTTTTGGTTCTTTCAATTTTAAATATTTATTCCTTATAGCAAGAGGGACCTTTTCGATCTGTTCTGAAGTATACTTCCCGGTCTGCGCTATTTTGAGCACCTTTTCGGATATGTCGGTTGCCAATAGCCCGGAGTTCCATTGTCCATAAGCCGAACCCAAATGTTCCATTAAGCAGAACATGATTGTATATGCTTCTTCTCCAGTAGAGCAAGCAGCGCACCACATACGGATATCCTTATCGCGCACAGCCAATCTGCCGGTAAGTTCGGGGAGCACAGTCCTTGAAAAATAATCAAAATGGTCATTCTCACGGTAAAAGAAGGTGTAATTGGTAGAAATATTATCGATCAGCGAACTAAGTGCCTGGTAACCATTATTGCTTTTGAGATGATCTATATATTGGCTATAACTCGAATACCCATTGGTCCTCATATACTTTTGAAGTCGTCCCATTACCATCGATCGTTTTTCTTCCGACAGAATTATGCCAAAGCGATCATAGATCAAAGCCGTGATCTCATGATATTCCTGATCAGATATAGATATTCTCGTCAGTATTGACAGAGCTTCGTTATTTGGTTGATCCATGGTTTTAATCCCGGTTATCGGATATGAGCATTATAGGGGCGTACCAACGGCACGCCCGCACAGGAATCCAAATTATTAAAATTTACCGAAATTGTTATCATCCAGTGATATTACCGGTTTATTCGATGGACTGCCCCAGCCTTTGGCAGGCATTTTTTTCTTAGGTTGGACGGGCACATCCTGAGTCCGAGGGCCTTCACGGGATACGACAGTGTTTGAGAGCTTGAATTCATCGGTAAGCCTCTTCAAACTGATAGCTTGAGAAGATAACTCTTCAGCAGCTGACGCAGTCTCTTCGGCATTCGCTGTGTTCTGCTGGGTCACTTTGTCGATCTGTGACAGACCTTGATTGATCTGAATCACTCCCTCGGCTTGTTCGCTGGAAGCGGCGGCAATTTCCCCGACAATATCAGTCACCTTTACAATTCCGTTCACAATCTCTTTGAAAGATTCCGAGGTAATCTCCGCAATTGTAGTACCGGCTTTGACTTTGCTTATTGATGACTCGATCAGTTCCGCAGTCTCTTTGGCAGCTTTAGAGCTGCGCCCTGCCAGGTTCCTTACTTCGTCGGCAACTACGGCAAAGCCTTTTCCGTGCCGTCCCGCCCTGGCTGCTTCGACAGCTGCGTTAAGTGCCAGTAAGTTCGTTTGGAATGCGATTTCATCGATAACTTTGATAATTTTACTGATCTGCATACTACTATCGCTGATATCGCCCATGGCGGATACCATTTCTTTCATCTTACCCTGTCCGCTTTCGGCTGAACTTCTTACTGTCTTGGACAACGTATTCGCCTGATTCGCATTCTCAGCATTGATCTTGGTCTGCGAACCGATCTCAGCCATAGAACTCGTTATCTCCTCGAGTGATGAAGACTGTTCAGTAGCACCTTGAGACAGGGACTGGCTGGCATCAGATATCTGTTCGGCCCCGCTAGTCACTTGCTGCACCGTTTCGGCTACTACAGATAGTGATTTGTCGAGTTTGTCTGTCATTTTTGCCATGGCAATTATCAATTGATCGCTATCTGATCTCGCTTGTAGCTTTGTAGTGAGATTTCCTTCTGCTATTTCATTCGCAGCCTCAACAAGCATTTTTTGGGCAGTGGTAAGTGTGTTAAGCGCGCCTGCAATCATCGAAAAATTATTTTTTACACCAGCGGTATCTACATCTCCTTCACCTACCTCCAGGTTAAAAGAGATATCCCCTTTAGCCAAGTTATCCAAGGCCTTAATTAATCGGCTCACCTCTTGACTTTGGTACTCAGCTACTTTACTTGAAGCTTTCATCACTTTTTTTATTTCTGTTTGATCAGAAATTATTTCCAAGGCGCCGATTATTTTGCCATCAGAGTTTTTGATCGGCTTACCGGAATAAGAGATTTCCAAATTATGTTTACCCGGATGCGCATCCGTCTCGCTCGTCGCCAGATGACCCTCTTTCATTGCCCTTGCACAAGCACATCTCTCTGTATTA
It encodes:
- a CDS encoding chemotaxis protein CheD, whose protein sequence is MNNLMIGIGDYNASKAKGVAIKTLALGSCVAVILLDPVTEAIGMAHIALPEASIDFEKSKSKPGYFADTAIIALYRRMGELGSLTKIQDMYIKIAGGANVLNNSMDIGNRNILAIKKILWQMGTGPVAEDVGHNYSRTVTAYTDTGLIEISSHSRGVWNL
- a CDS encoding chemotaxis response regulator protein-glutamate methylesterase, giving the protein MLNKKIRVLIIDDMALVRDILAAGLAKDPDIEVVGTAADPYIAADKIPKLTPDVLTLDVEMPRMDGVEFLRKLMPQYPLPVVMVSSLTEKGQRITLDALQAGAVDFVHKPSSNIDRGLNAMMMELRTKIKIASIANVSHWKSSEKRSAIASNIDHSKALAKSTDKIIVIGASTGGTEAIRSVITEFPPLMPGIVIVQHMPAGFTKMFSERLNTQAQMEVREACDGDRIITGRVLIAPGGKHMRIIRSGGIYQVSVSDGPQVNGHCPSVEVLMQSAATHVGNNAIGIMLTGMGGDGADGMKAMRDVGARTLAQDESTCVVFGMPKVAWEKGGAEKLVPLQNIPEATMQLLEQMK
- a CDS encoding chemotaxis protein CheR, which encodes MDQPNNEALSILTRISISDQEYHEITALIYDRFGIILSEEKRSMVMGRLQKYMRTNGYSSYSQYIDHLKSNNGYQALSSLIDNISTNYTFFYRENDHFDYFSRTVLPELTGRLAVRDKDIRMWCAACSTGEEAYTIMFCLMEHLGSAYGQWNSGLLATDISEKVLKIAQTGKYTSEQIEKVPLAIRNKYLKLKEPKIWEVTDKLKEEITFRRFNLMNRDFPFKKQFQVIFCRNVMIYFDQPTREKLVKNFSDFLVPGGYLFIGHSESLRRTQDNLKYVMPSVYRKK